A single Phoenix dactylifera cultivar Barhee BC4 chromosome 1, palm_55x_up_171113_PBpolish2nd_filt_p, whole genome shotgun sequence DNA region contains:
- the LOC120112121 gene encoding ubiquitin-conjugating enzyme E2 11-like gives MANKRIQKELQDLQRDPPTSCSAGPAGEDLFHWQATIMGPAESPYAGGVFFVMIHFPPDYPFKPPKVNFQTKVYHPNINSNGSICLDILKEQWSPALTISKVLLSICSLLTDPNPDDPLVPEIAHIYKNQRSRYEETARAWTQKYAMG, from the exons ATGGCTAACAAACGTATTCAGAAGGAGCTTCAGGATCTGCAAAGAGATCCTCCAACATCATGCAGTGCAGGGCCTGCTGGGGAGGATCTGTTCCACTGGCAAGCAACAATCATGGGTCCTGCAGAGAGCCCCTATGCTGGAGGAGTGTTCTTTGTTATGATTCATTTCCCACCTGACTATCCATTTAAGCCTCCAAAGGTCAACTTTCAGACTAAG GTTTACCACCCAAACATCAACTCCAATGGCAGCATATGCCTCGACATCCTCAAGGAACAGTGGAGCCCTGCTCTGACCATTTCaaaggttctcctttccatctgCTCTCTTCTCACTGACCCGAACCCAGACGACCCTCTTGTCCCTGAGATTGCCCATATTTACAAGAATCAGAGATCCCGTTACGAGGAGACAGCCAGAGCATGGACTCAGAAGTATGCCATGGGCTGA